From Gemmatimonadota bacterium, the proteins below share one genomic window:
- a CDS encoding sugar ABC transporter substrate-binding protein, translating to MKNKSPIKKSKPFSRPLPSVYIMLDKVRFFPYHIALFMLFANRHHIQHNNSGDCAMRHTCILFGLIFLVVGCKPAESPTPVERAITIWWAQWDPADGLQELGNKFEQETGIAVNVHQIPWPSYQDQVFLNFGNNKTDFDIVIGDSQWIGRGATRGLYVDLTDWLPTAIDIDKIHPRAARYLCEYPPGGGKFYAAPCETDAIGFVYRKDWFEDPAEQASFKEKYGRDLTIPDNWDEFRDLAEFFHRPDQKQYGCALLTGRGYDSMTMGFQMFMWGFGGSWGEFGDFAVDGYVNKPEVAEALAYLKELLQYGPNGATNFDYGKTFEAFINGSTAMSMNYFAFYPGIVKQMGDKAGFFMVPKAGDKRVVSLGGQGFSISTKTSAEQQELAKQFIAWFLQTDIQKEWITKDAGFTANTDILNSDEFRNASPYNRAFAESLDYLQDFWNAPVYNELLAVSQRYLGEAIDGVTPAQEALDKIAAEHEQIFKDAGLLK from the coding sequence ATGAAAAATAAATCGCCTATTAAAAAAAGCAAGCCTTTCTCACGCCCTTTGCCCAGCGTTTATATAATGCTTGACAAGGTGCGGTTTTTTCCCTATCACATCGCTTTGTTCATGCTGTTCGCAAACCGTCATCACATACAACACAATAACTCTGGAGATTGCGCTATGAGGCACACATGTATTCTATTTGGTCTGATATTTCTCGTTGTGGGCTGTAAGCCCGCTGAGTCGCCGACACCTGTGGAGCGCGCTATCACAATATGGTGGGCGCAGTGGGATCCCGCGGATGGGCTTCAGGAATTGGGCAATAAATTCGAACAGGAAACGGGTATTGCCGTTAATGTCCACCAGATTCCCTGGCCGTCTTATCAGGATCAGGTCTTTCTCAATTTTGGAAATAATAAAACGGATTTTGATATTGTGATTGGCGATAGTCAGTGGATTGGTAGAGGTGCGACGCGCGGTCTTTACGTCGATCTGACCGACTGGTTGCCCACGGCAATTGATATAGACAAAATTCATCCCCGCGCCGCGCGTTATTTGTGTGAATATCCGCCCGGTGGTGGCAAATTCTACGCCGCGCCCTGCGAGACCGATGCCATCGGATTTGTCTATCGCAAAGACTGGTTTGAAGACCCTGCCGAGCAAGCGTCATTCAAAGAAAAATATGGGCGGGATCTGACGATTCCCGACAATTGGGATGAATTCCGCGATCTGGCTGAATTTTTCCATCGTCCAGATCAAAAACAATACGGCTGTGCTTTGCTTACCGGCCGAGGGTATGATTCGATGACGATGGGCTTTCAGATGTTTATGTGGGGTTTTGGAGGCTCGTGGGGTGAGTTTGGCGACTTTGCGGTGGATGGGTATGTCAATAAACCGGAAGTGGCAGAAGCCCTTGCGTATCTGAAGGAGTTGTTACAATACGGTCCCAATGGCGCGACCAATTTCGACTATGGCAAAACCTTCGAGGCCTTTATCAATGGTTCGACGGCTATGAGCATGAATTATTTCGCCTTTTATCCCGGTATTGTGAAACAGATGGGGGACAAGGCGGGTTTTTTCATGGTGCCCAAAGCCGGCGACAAGCGCGTGGTGAGTCTGGGGGGGCAGGGGTTCAGTATTTCGACCAAAACGTCCGCAGAGCAACAAGAACTGGCCAAGCAATTCATCGCGTGGTTCTTGCAAACGGATATCCAAAAAGAATGGATTACCAAAGACGCCGGATTTACCGCCAATACGGATATTCTCAATAGCGATGAATTCCGAAACGCATCTCCGTATAACCGCGCTTTTGCAGAATCGCTCGATTATCTCCAGGACTTTTGGAATGCGCCTGTTTACAACGAGTTGCTCGCGGTCTCACAGCGTTATTTAGGCGAAGCGATTGACGGGGTTACGCCCGCGCAGGAAGCCCTTGACAAAATCGCTGCCGAACACGAGCAGATTTTCAAAGATGCCGGTTTGTTGAAGTAA
- a CDS encoding amidohydrolase: MPADFTGLGRPVIDCDIHNAFASLETLVPYLEDHWVAYIRESHFRGPGANDYPGGAPTSARQGTRPTNGPPGSDLGLTQKQVLDPWDVEVGILTCGYWVQSVHNEDLAASLATAVNQWQIDHWLEKDARLRASLVVPSQNPILAAREIERFGDHPGFVQVILPVRSYSLYGKSEYNPMYAAAVKHDLAIGIHFGGASSLPPTPVGWPSTYIEECADMAQIFQAQVLSLISEGAFARFPELRVVLIESGFGWMPAWMWRMDKEWKGLRRDTPWVVRPPSDYVREHIRMTLQPMDTPINSEHLLQMIGQLDSDEILMFSTDYPHWHFDGPDDAIPKGLSDSLLEKVLRENARAFYKL, from the coding sequence ATGCCCGCTGATTTTACAGGCCTTGGCCGTCCCGTTATCGACTGCGACATTCACAATGCGTTTGCCTCCCTGGAAACCCTTGTTCCATATCTGGAAGACCACTGGGTCGCGTATATTCGCGAATCCCATTTTCGAGGCCCCGGCGCGAATGATTATCCGGGTGGCGCGCCCACATCTGCGCGGCAAGGTACTCGACCCACAAATGGTCCCCCGGGCTCCGACCTGGGACTGACGCAAAAACAGGTACTCGATCCCTGGGACGTGGAAGTGGGGATTTTGACCTGTGGCTATTGGGTGCAAAGCGTACACAACGAAGACCTCGCAGCATCGCTTGCAACAGCGGTCAACCAGTGGCAGATTGATCACTGGCTTGAGAAAGACGCGCGTCTCCGCGCTTCATTGGTCGTACCCAGCCAGAATCCCATCCTCGCCGCGCGAGAAATTGAACGCTTTGGCGATCATCCCGGCTTCGTACAGGTAATACTCCCTGTACGCTCCTATTCCCTGTATGGAAAAAGCGAATACAATCCGATGTACGCGGCCGCAGTAAAACACGACCTGGCAATTGGCATTCATTTTGGCGGTGCTTCATCGCTTCCCCCCACACCCGTGGGCTGGCCTTCGACCTATATTGAAGAATGTGCCGATATGGCGCAGATTTTTCAGGCACAAGTCCTGAGCTTAATCTCCGAAGGCGCGTTTGCGCGGTTTCCCGAATTACGGGTGGTATTAATCGAAAGTGGATTCGGCTGGATGCCCGCATGGATGTGGCGCATGGACAAAGAGTGGAAAGGCCTGCGCCGAGACACCCCCTGGGTTGTGCGCCCCCCATCGGATTACGTGCGAGAACACATTCGAATGACGCTACAACCGATGGATACGCCCATAAATTCCGAACACCTTTTGCAAATGATTGGACAACTGGACTCGGATGAAATACTGATGTTTTCGACCGATTATCCGCACTGGCATTTTGACGGACCGGATGATGCCATTCCAAAAGGGCTATCCGATTCGCTACTGGAAAAAGTTTTGAGAGAAAATGCACGAGCGTTTTACAAATTGTGA
- a CDS encoding Gfo/Idh/MocA family oxidoreductase, protein MSSFKMPEDIKVGVIGYGGAFNMGRQHLTFMKKAGMTPVAVAELDETRLKVAREEFPGIETYTSVSDMLDKSDVNLVVIITPHNTHADLALQCLCAGRHVISEKPLAITTEECDAMIREAEKQDLLLSTYHNRHWDGCILEALEQIHQRKVIGEVYRIEAHMGGYNRPGDWWRSSKSISGGILYDWGVHLLEYSLQILQSDIVEVTGFAHTGFWADETRWQADTNEDEATAIVRFKNGTWINLTMSSIASAPRKGWLEITGTTGTYIFDGGTYEILQIKDGEKVVSSGKNPSHQYDKYYDNIAAHLSKGEDLIITPEWSRRPIHILDLACKSAAMGQTLKAKYA, encoded by the coding sequence ATGTCCTCTTTTAAAATGCCAGAAGACATCAAAGTGGGTGTTATAGGCTATGGCGGCGCATTCAATATGGGCCGTCAGCATCTCACGTTTATGAAAAAGGCGGGTATGACGCCTGTTGCGGTTGCAGAACTCGACGAAACGCGCTTGAAAGTCGCACGAGAAGAATTTCCCGGTATCGAGACCTATACATCTGTGTCTGATATGCTGGACAAATCCGATGTCAATCTCGTTGTGATCATCACGCCACACAATACCCATGCCGATCTGGCATTGCAATGCCTGTGCGCGGGGCGCCACGTTATCAGCGAAAAGCCACTGGCGATTACGACTGAGGAATGCGATGCTATGATCCGCGAAGCCGAAAAGCAAGACCTTCTTCTTTCCACCTATCACAACCGCCATTGGGATGGGTGTATCCTGGAAGCCCTCGAACAAATTCACCAGCGCAAGGTTATTGGCGAGGTCTATCGCATTGAAGCCCACATGGGAGGATACAATCGACCGGGCGACTGGTGGCGCAGTAGCAAGAGCATTTCTGGGGGGATCCTCTACGATTGGGGTGTTCACCTTCTCGAATATTCGCTCCAAATTCTGCAATCGGATATTGTGGAGGTTACCGGGTTCGCGCACACCGGTTTCTGGGCTGATGAGACCCGCTGGCAGGCGGATACCAATGAAGACGAGGCCACGGCTATCGTGCGTTTCAAAAACGGGACATGGATCAATCTCACTATGTCGAGTATTGCATCTGCACCCCGCAAGGGGTGGCTCGAGATTACCGGTACGACCGGTACTTATATTTTTGATGGTGGGACGTACGAAATTTTACAGATAAAAGATGGGGAAAAGGTTGTCTCCTCTGGTAAGAATCCCAGTCACCAATACGATAAATACTACGATAATATTGCCGCGCATCTCTCGAAGGGTGAAGACCTGATTATCACGCCCGAATGGTCTCGCCGCCCCATTCACATCCTGGACCTTGCCTGTAAAAGCGCAGCGATGGGGCAAACGCTCAAGGCGAAGTACGCATAG
- a CDS encoding amidohydrolase codes for MTILEEPEVKKREKLSVIDCDIHNVDGYQSPATEVWVDYMPSAWKDYHLSIAGRRRSGSNCPRAVPFAARNDAFPPEGPPGSHLGFMQEQLLDTWEMDYGILNPLSPAGGQQNLEYGAAIAQAVNEWQIAEWLEKDERLRASLTVAYEDADLAVAEIERLGNHPGFVQLMFMARTMEPLGRRKYWKIYEAAVDYDLPIGIHFGGTGIGPITGAGKAAHYIQDHGGMPMAFQAQVTSYVYEGVFERFPDLKIVLIEGGFGWVAPLMWRMDNWYRKLKMEVPYLKRLPSEYIRDHFYLTTQPVEEPSDPAYFEQMLAHMDMDDKLMFATDYPHWDFDSPDQALSNVSDREVKKQIMAENARELYDLD; via the coding sequence ATGACGATTTTAGAAGAGCCAGAGGTCAAAAAGAGAGAAAAACTATCGGTAATCGATTGCGATATTCACAATGTAGATGGCTATCAGTCTCCCGCCACTGAGGTCTGGGTAGATTATATGCCCAGCGCCTGGAAAGATTACCATCTGAGCATTGCAGGGCGCAGACGCTCAGGGTCCAATTGTCCGAGAGCTGTGCCCTTTGCCGCGCGAAACGATGCATTCCCCCCTGAAGGACCCCCTGGGTCGCATCTGGGTTTTATGCAGGAACAATTGCTGGATACCTGGGAAATGGACTACGGCATATTGAACCCGCTATCGCCTGCTGGGGGACAGCAAAACCTGGAATACGGAGCGGCAATTGCACAGGCGGTAAATGAATGGCAAATAGCCGAATGGCTGGAAAAAGATGAGCGATTGCGCGCATCCCTGACCGTCGCGTATGAAGACGCCGATCTCGCCGTAGCAGAAATTGAACGCCTGGGCAATCACCCGGGATTTGTACAATTGATGTTCATGGCCCGCACAATGGAGCCACTGGGCCGCCGTAAATACTGGAAAATTTACGAAGCAGCCGTTGACTACGACCTCCCCATCGGCATTCACTTTGGCGGCACGGGTATTGGCCCAATTACGGGCGCGGGCAAGGCGGCGCATTATATTCAGGATCACGGCGGGATGCCCATGGCATTTCAGGCGCAGGTAACGAGCTATGTGTACGAAGGCGTATTCGAACGATTTCCCGACTTAAAAATCGTTCTGATCGAAGGCGGCTTTGGGTGGGTGGCACCTTTGATGTGGCGGATGGATAACTGGTACCGAAAACTCAAGATGGAAGTGCCCTATTTAAAGCGCCTGCCCTCGGAATATATCCGGGACCATTTCTATCTGACCACACAGCCTGTAGAAGAGCCTTCAGACCCGGCGTATTTCGAGCAGATGCTGGCGCACATGGACATGGACGACAAACTGATGTTTGCAACCGATTATCCGCACTGGGATTTTGATTCGCCCGACCAGGCACTGAGCAATGTATCGGATCGAGAAGTCAAAAAACAAATTATGGCAGAGAATGCCCGGGAACTCTACGACCTGGACTGA